The Syngnathus typhle isolate RoL2023-S1 ecotype Sweden linkage group LG6, RoL_Styp_1.0, whole genome shotgun sequence genome has a window encoding:
- the LOC133155944 gene encoding TLC domain-containing protein 3A-like: MMLTALASGAVVFPGLFYGLGKLLKFNFKHWDDADVVTVSERLVSAIHASISTVTGITVVSSCNNVMTDSHWLVNEFVLFGASFMITDLFAMYLSHYHIQRVRGQSCLYNNHSLRTLKAFVYKDWLLVLHHLVLVLLFLPIALFFRRGLGDFFIGCFLITEFSTPFLCFGKILIQLGLDNTRLHTINGMLVLLTFFMCRIMIFPFMYWMYGRQVGIPLHKVPFHLPWHCNAGNLTIFIPQIYWFYLLLKKAQRLYNKHRKDH, from the exons ATGATGTTAACCGCCTTGGCTAGTGGTGCGGTGGTGTTCCCTGGCCTTTTCTACGGGCTGGGGAAACTACTCAAATTCAATTTCAAACATTGGGACGACGCAGACGTGGTGACAGTCAGCGAGAG GCTTGTTTCTGCCATCCATGCGAGCATTTCGACTGTAACTGGAATCACAGTGGTGTCATCTTGCAACAATGTCATGACTGACAG TCACTGGCTGGTCAATGAGTTTGTATTGTTCGGCGCATCCTTTATGATCACCGACCTCTTTGCCATGTACCTGAGCCACTACCATATTCAGAGGGTCAGAGGTCAGAGCTGCCTGTACAACAACCATTCTCTGCGAACACTGAAAGCTTTTGTCTACAAGGACTGGCTGCTTGTCCTCCATCACTTGGTACTGGTTCTGCTATTCCTTCCCATCGCCTTG TTTTTCAGAAGAGGACTAGGCGATTTCTTTATTGGGTGCTTTCTCATCACAGAATTTAGCACACCTTTTCTCTGTTTTGGAAAGATCCTCATTCAG CTGGGCCTTGACAACACCAGGCTGCACACAATCAACGGCATGCTAGTCCTCTTGACGTTCTTCATGTGTCGGATCATGATCTTCCCTTTCATGTACTGGATGTACGGGCGACAAGTTGGTATTCCGCTGCACAAAGTCCCCTTCCATCTGCCCTGGCACTGCAACGCGGGCAACCTGACCATCTTCATACCCCAGATCTACTGGTTTTACCTCCTgctgaagaaagctcagcggCTGTACAATAAACATAGGAAAGACCATTAA
- the usp2a gene encoding ubiquitin carboxyl-terminal hydrolase 2a isoform X3, with protein sequence MPSMRQTYTVTVPEEPPAAALPFLKQEMRRKGSMSGSVLVSAFVGLLINQAKNSKSAQGLVGLKNLGNTCFMNSILQCLSNTHSLRDYCLHNSHRRDLNNNSRTNTALMEEFAKLIQTMWSSTSSEAVSPSEFKTQIQRYAPRFVGYNQQDAQEFLRFLLDGLHNEVNRVTVRPRGTVEDFDHLPDEEKGKKMWSKYLEREDSKIVDLFVGQLKSSLTCSHCGFCSTVFDPFWDLSLPIAKKGYGEVSLMDCMRLFTKEDVLDGDEKPTCYKCKARRRCTKKFTVQKFPKILVLHLKRFSEARRTSKLSTFVNFPMKDLDLREFASENSINAVYNLYAVSNHSGTTMGGHYTAYCRNPTSGEWYTFNDSRVTPMSSSQVRSSDGYVLFYELASSSRM encoded by the exons ATGCCCAGCATGAGACAGACATACACGGTGACCGTTCCCGAGGAACCACCGGCAGCCGCGTTGCCCTTTCTTAAGCAAGAGATGCGGAGAAAAGGCAGCATGTCAGGGTCGGTGCTGGTCTCAGCATTCGTGGGGCTCCTCATTAACCAAGCCAAG AACTCAAAAAGTGCCCAGGGACTGGTTGGACTGAAAAATCTGGGAAACACA TGTTTCATGAATAGTATCCTGCAGTGTCTCAGCAACACACACAGTTTGCGAGACTACTGCTTGCACAACTCGCACCGCAGAGACCTTAACAACAACAGCCGCACCAACACGGCCCTCATGGAAG AGTTTGCCAAGCTGATACAAACCATGTGGTCGTCAACCAGCAGTGAAGCTGTCAGTCCGTCTGAATTCAAAACTCAGATCCAGAGATACGCTCCCAGATTTGTAGGATACAA CCAACAGGACGCTCAAGAGTTCCTGCGCTTCCTCCTGGACGGCCTGCACAATGAGGTCAACAGAGTGACGGTCAGGCCGAGAGGCACTGTCGAAGATTTTGATCACCTGCC GGACGAGGAGAAAGGgaaaaagatgtggagtaaaTACCTGGAAAGGGAAGACAGCAAAATCGTTG actTGTTTGTAGGGCAGCTCAAGAGCTCTCTAACCTGCAGCCATTGTGGTTTCTGCTCGACTGTCTTTGACCCTTTCTGGGATCTGTCCCTGCCAATTGCTAAG AAGGGCTACGGTGAAGTGAGCCTCATGGACTGCATGCGGCTCTTCACCAAAGAAGATGTCCTCGATGGAGATGAGAAGCCG ACGTGCTACAAGTGCAAAGCAAGAAGAAGATGCACTAAGAAATTCACAGTACAGAAGTTCCCCAAGATCTTAGTTCTGC ACCTCAAACGCTTCTCGGAAGCGAGGAGAACCAGCAAACTGTCAACCTTTGTCAACTTCCCCATGAAGGATCTTGACTTGCGAGAGTTCGCCTCCGAAAACAGCA TAAATGCAGTGTACAACCTGTATGCTGTGTCCAACCACTCAGGCACGACAATGGGGGGTCACTACACAGCCTACTGTCGCAACCCTACATCTGGGGAGTGGTACACCTTCAATGACTCCAG AGTAACGCCAATGTCCTCCAGCCAAGTGCGCAGCAGTGACGGCTACGTCTTGTTCTACGAGCTGGCTTCCTCCTCGCGCATGTGA
- the usp2a gene encoding ubiquitin carboxyl-terminal hydrolase 2a isoform X4 has product MPSMRQTYTVTVPEEPPAAALPFLKQEMRRKGSMSGSVLVSAFVGLLINQAKNSKSAQGLVGLKNLGNTCFMNSILQCLSNTHSLRDYCLHNSHRRDLNNNSRTNTALMEEFAKLIQTMWSSTSSEAVSPSEFKTQIQRYAPRFVGYNQQDAQEFLRFLLDGLHNEVNRVTVRPRGTVEDFDHLPDEEKGKKMWSKYLEREDSKIVDLFVGQLKSSLTCSHCGFCSTVFDPFWDLSLPIAKGYGEVSLMDCMRLFTKEDVLDGDEKPTCYKCKARRRCTKKFTVQKFPKILVLHLKRFSEARRTSKLSTFVNFPMKDLDLREFASENSINAVYNLYAVSNHSGTTMGGHYTAYCRNPTSGEWYTFNDSRVTPMSSSQVRSSDGYVLFYELASSSRM; this is encoded by the exons ATGCCCAGCATGAGACAGACATACACGGTGACCGTTCCCGAGGAACCACCGGCAGCCGCGTTGCCCTTTCTTAAGCAAGAGATGCGGAGAAAAGGCAGCATGTCAGGGTCGGTGCTGGTCTCAGCATTCGTGGGGCTCCTCATTAACCAAGCCAAG AACTCAAAAAGTGCCCAGGGACTGGTTGGACTGAAAAATCTGGGAAACACA TGTTTCATGAATAGTATCCTGCAGTGTCTCAGCAACACACACAGTTTGCGAGACTACTGCTTGCACAACTCGCACCGCAGAGACCTTAACAACAACAGCCGCACCAACACGGCCCTCATGGAAG AGTTTGCCAAGCTGATACAAACCATGTGGTCGTCAACCAGCAGTGAAGCTGTCAGTCCGTCTGAATTCAAAACTCAGATCCAGAGATACGCTCCCAGATTTGTAGGATACAA CCAACAGGACGCTCAAGAGTTCCTGCGCTTCCTCCTGGACGGCCTGCACAATGAGGTCAACAGAGTGACGGTCAGGCCGAGAGGCACTGTCGAAGATTTTGATCACCTGCC GGACGAGGAGAAAGGgaaaaagatgtggagtaaaTACCTGGAAAGGGAAGACAGCAAAATCGTTG actTGTTTGTAGGGCAGCTCAAGAGCTCTCTAACCTGCAGCCATTGTGGTTTCTGCTCGACTGTCTTTGACCCTTTCTGGGATCTGTCCCTGCCAATTGCTAAG GGCTACGGTGAAGTGAGCCTCATGGACTGCATGCGGCTCTTCACCAAAGAAGATGTCCTCGATGGAGATGAGAAGCCG ACGTGCTACAAGTGCAAAGCAAGAAGAAGATGCACTAAGAAATTCACAGTACAGAAGTTCCCCAAGATCTTAGTTCTGC ACCTCAAACGCTTCTCGGAAGCGAGGAGAACCAGCAAACTGTCAACCTTTGTCAACTTCCCCATGAAGGATCTTGACTTGCGAGAGTTCGCCTCCGAAAACAGCA TAAATGCAGTGTACAACCTGTATGCTGTGTCCAACCACTCAGGCACGACAATGGGGGGTCACTACACAGCCTACTGTCGCAACCCTACATCTGGGGAGTGGTACACCTTCAATGACTCCAG AGTAACGCCAATGTCCTCCAGCCAAGTGCGCAGCAGTGACGGCTACGTCTTGTTCTACGAGCTGGCTTCCTCCTCGCGCATGTGA
- the usp2a gene encoding ubiquitin carboxyl-terminal hydrolase 2a isoform X1: MSHVSSTAKRYAGPSYTSHYSSYSSPLTSSLSSYGERNRLSSYKSPASTTSSSGYTSSSYLGSSTVRSRNYSTSLDPDRGRVIPRTDILGSSSNRRSESLSRTPVKSYAGSGLSGGSAYTTYSSYSSAQSSYLSLSPVASRMSLNRRKSSSQSDLTRDLAALGLNDTSAASPSSSSSASRSCRSRTSEVANTYGTNSLGPPRSTTQEAVSWSSSKEGFSSSSSGSSRLHSSSVWEPSTSGVGRPTRDSTNSKSAQGLVGLKNLGNTCFMNSILQCLSNTHSLRDYCLHNSHRRDLNNNSRTNTALMEEFAKLIQTMWSSTSSEAVSPSEFKTQIQRYAPRFVGYNQQDAQEFLRFLLDGLHNEVNRVTVRPRGTVEDFDHLPDEEKGKKMWSKYLEREDSKIVDLFVGQLKSSLTCSHCGFCSTVFDPFWDLSLPIAKKGYGEVSLMDCMRLFTKEDVLDGDEKPTCYKCKARRRCTKKFTVQKFPKILVLHLKRFSEARRTSKLSTFVNFPMKDLDLREFASENSINAVYNLYAVSNHSGTTMGGHYTAYCRNPTSGEWYTFNDSRVTPMSSSQVRSSDGYVLFYELASSSRM, translated from the exons CTCCTCCACTGCCAAGCGCTATGCTGGCCCGTCCTACACCAGCCATTACAGCTCCTACAGCTCCCCCTTAACCTCAAGCCTTAGCTCCTACGGTGAGCGGAACAGGTTGTCGTCCTACAAGTCCCCTGCCTCCACTACCTCGTCCTCAGGTTACACCTCTTCCAGCTATCTCGGCAGCTCCACGGTTCGCAGCCGGAACTACAGCACCTCCCTGGACCCAGACCGGGGCCGTGTCATCCCACGGACAGACATCCTTGGAAGTAGCAGCAACCGCCGCAGCGAAAGCCTCAGTCGAACCCCTGTCAAGAGCTATGCAGGTTCTGGACTCAGTGGAGGGTCAGCCTACACAACGTACAGCTCTTACTCTTCGGCGCAGTCCAGCTACCTCTCTTTATCACCGGTGGCCTCCAGAATGTCGCTTAATCGACGTAAATCATCATCCCAGAGTGACCTAACCAGGGACTTGGCTGCTCTGGGCCTAAATGACACCTCCGCCGCCagcccatcttcctcctccagcGCCTCGAGGAGCTGTCGCTCTCGGACCAGTGAGGTCGCTAACACTTATGGCACTAACTCACTGGGCCCACCACGGAGCACTACTCAGGAGGCCGTCTCATGGAGCTCCTCTAAGGAAGGCTTcagtagcagcagcagtggCAGCAGCAGATTACACAGTTCTTCAGTGTGGGAGCCAAGCACGAGTGGAGTAGGTCGCCCCACTCGGGACTCCACG AACTCAAAAAGTGCCCAGGGACTGGTTGGACTGAAAAATCTGGGAAACACA TGTTTCATGAATAGTATCCTGCAGTGTCTCAGCAACACACACAGTTTGCGAGACTACTGCTTGCACAACTCGCACCGCAGAGACCTTAACAACAACAGCCGCACCAACACGGCCCTCATGGAAG AGTTTGCCAAGCTGATACAAACCATGTGGTCGTCAACCAGCAGTGAAGCTGTCAGTCCGTCTGAATTCAAAACTCAGATCCAGAGATACGCTCCCAGATTTGTAGGATACAA CCAACAGGACGCTCAAGAGTTCCTGCGCTTCCTCCTGGACGGCCTGCACAATGAGGTCAACAGAGTGACGGTCAGGCCGAGAGGCACTGTCGAAGATTTTGATCACCTGCC GGACGAGGAGAAAGGgaaaaagatgtggagtaaaTACCTGGAAAGGGAAGACAGCAAAATCGTTG actTGTTTGTAGGGCAGCTCAAGAGCTCTCTAACCTGCAGCCATTGTGGTTTCTGCTCGACTGTCTTTGACCCTTTCTGGGATCTGTCCCTGCCAATTGCTAAG AAGGGCTACGGTGAAGTGAGCCTCATGGACTGCATGCGGCTCTTCACCAAAGAAGATGTCCTCGATGGAGATGAGAAGCCG ACGTGCTACAAGTGCAAAGCAAGAAGAAGATGCACTAAGAAATTCACAGTACAGAAGTTCCCCAAGATCTTAGTTCTGC ACCTCAAACGCTTCTCGGAAGCGAGGAGAACCAGCAAACTGTCAACCTTTGTCAACTTCCCCATGAAGGATCTTGACTTGCGAGAGTTCGCCTCCGAAAACAGCA TAAATGCAGTGTACAACCTGTATGCTGTGTCCAACCACTCAGGCACGACAATGGGGGGTCACTACACAGCCTACTGTCGCAACCCTACATCTGGGGAGTGGTACACCTTCAATGACTCCAG AGTAACGCCAATGTCCTCCAGCCAAGTGCGCAGCAGTGACGGCTACGTCTTGTTCTACGAGCTGGCTTCCTCCTCGCGCATGTGA
- the usp2a gene encoding ubiquitin carboxyl-terminal hydrolase 2a isoform X2: MSHVSSTAKRYAGPSYTSHYSSYSSPLTSSLSSYGERNRLSSYKSPASTTSSSGYTSSSYLGSSTVRSRNYSTSLDPDRGRVIPRTDILGSSSNRRSESLSRTPVKSYAGSGLSGGSAYTTYSSYSSAQSSYLSLSPVASRMSLNRRKSSSQSDLTRDLAALGLNDTSAASPSSSSSASRSCRSRTSEVANTYGTNSLGPPRSTTQEAVSWSSSKEGFSSSSSGSSRLHSSSVWEPSTSGVGRPTRDSTNSKSAQGLVGLKNLGNTCFMNSILQCLSNTHSLRDYCLHNSHRRDLNNNSRTNTALMEEFAKLIQTMWSSTSSEAVSPSEFKTQIQRYAPRFVGYNQQDAQEFLRFLLDGLHNEVNRVTVRPRGTVEDFDHLPDEEKGKKMWSKYLEREDSKIVDLFVGQLKSSLTCSHCGFCSTVFDPFWDLSLPIAKGYGEVSLMDCMRLFTKEDVLDGDEKPTCYKCKARRRCTKKFTVQKFPKILVLHLKRFSEARRTSKLSTFVNFPMKDLDLREFASENSINAVYNLYAVSNHSGTTMGGHYTAYCRNPTSGEWYTFNDSRVTPMSSSQVRSSDGYVLFYELASSSRM, from the exons CTCCTCCACTGCCAAGCGCTATGCTGGCCCGTCCTACACCAGCCATTACAGCTCCTACAGCTCCCCCTTAACCTCAAGCCTTAGCTCCTACGGTGAGCGGAACAGGTTGTCGTCCTACAAGTCCCCTGCCTCCACTACCTCGTCCTCAGGTTACACCTCTTCCAGCTATCTCGGCAGCTCCACGGTTCGCAGCCGGAACTACAGCACCTCCCTGGACCCAGACCGGGGCCGTGTCATCCCACGGACAGACATCCTTGGAAGTAGCAGCAACCGCCGCAGCGAAAGCCTCAGTCGAACCCCTGTCAAGAGCTATGCAGGTTCTGGACTCAGTGGAGGGTCAGCCTACACAACGTACAGCTCTTACTCTTCGGCGCAGTCCAGCTACCTCTCTTTATCACCGGTGGCCTCCAGAATGTCGCTTAATCGACGTAAATCATCATCCCAGAGTGACCTAACCAGGGACTTGGCTGCTCTGGGCCTAAATGACACCTCCGCCGCCagcccatcttcctcctccagcGCCTCGAGGAGCTGTCGCTCTCGGACCAGTGAGGTCGCTAACACTTATGGCACTAACTCACTGGGCCCACCACGGAGCACTACTCAGGAGGCCGTCTCATGGAGCTCCTCTAAGGAAGGCTTcagtagcagcagcagtggCAGCAGCAGATTACACAGTTCTTCAGTGTGGGAGCCAAGCACGAGTGGAGTAGGTCGCCCCACTCGGGACTCCACG AACTCAAAAAGTGCCCAGGGACTGGTTGGACTGAAAAATCTGGGAAACACA TGTTTCATGAATAGTATCCTGCAGTGTCTCAGCAACACACACAGTTTGCGAGACTACTGCTTGCACAACTCGCACCGCAGAGACCTTAACAACAACAGCCGCACCAACACGGCCCTCATGGAAG AGTTTGCCAAGCTGATACAAACCATGTGGTCGTCAACCAGCAGTGAAGCTGTCAGTCCGTCTGAATTCAAAACTCAGATCCAGAGATACGCTCCCAGATTTGTAGGATACAA CCAACAGGACGCTCAAGAGTTCCTGCGCTTCCTCCTGGACGGCCTGCACAATGAGGTCAACAGAGTGACGGTCAGGCCGAGAGGCACTGTCGAAGATTTTGATCACCTGCC GGACGAGGAGAAAGGgaaaaagatgtggagtaaaTACCTGGAAAGGGAAGACAGCAAAATCGTTG actTGTTTGTAGGGCAGCTCAAGAGCTCTCTAACCTGCAGCCATTGTGGTTTCTGCTCGACTGTCTTTGACCCTTTCTGGGATCTGTCCCTGCCAATTGCTAAG GGCTACGGTGAAGTGAGCCTCATGGACTGCATGCGGCTCTTCACCAAAGAAGATGTCCTCGATGGAGATGAGAAGCCG ACGTGCTACAAGTGCAAAGCAAGAAGAAGATGCACTAAGAAATTCACAGTACAGAAGTTCCCCAAGATCTTAGTTCTGC ACCTCAAACGCTTCTCGGAAGCGAGGAGAACCAGCAAACTGTCAACCTTTGTCAACTTCCCCATGAAGGATCTTGACTTGCGAGAGTTCGCCTCCGAAAACAGCA TAAATGCAGTGTACAACCTGTATGCTGTGTCCAACCACTCAGGCACGACAATGGGGGGTCACTACACAGCCTACTGTCGCAACCCTACATCTGGGGAGTGGTACACCTTCAATGACTCCAG AGTAACGCCAATGTCCTCCAGCCAAGTGCGCAGCAGTGACGGCTACGTCTTGTTCTACGAGCTGGCTTCCTCCTCGCGCATGTGA